The Impatiens glandulifera chromosome 3, dImpGla2.1, whole genome shotgun sequence genome contains a region encoding:
- the LOC124931302 gene encoding guanine nucleotide-binding protein alpha-1 subunit-like, with protein MLSTTIKSMGIFCGKHQHRKKADSRENTHTAEIERRIVEETKAEKHIQKLLLLGAGESGKSTIFKQIRLLFQTGFDDKELKTYTPVIHANVYQTIKILYDGSKELAQNGTDSSKYDVSAENKTIGDKLSDIGSKLDYPRLTKELAEEIETLWKDVAIQETYSRGNELQVPDCTYYFMQNVQRMSATDYVPTKEDVLYARVRTTGVVEIQFSPVGDNKKSGEVYRLFDVGGQRNERRKWIHLFEGVTAVIFCAAISEYDQTLFEDETRNRMMETKELFEWVLKQPCFEKTSFMLFLNKFDLFEKKVPNVPLNVCEWYKDYQPVSTGKQEVEHAYEFVKKKFEELYFQSTAPDQVDRFFKIYRTTALDQKLVKKTFKLVDETLRRRHLFEAGLL; from the exons ATGTTGTCTACAACAATAAAAAGTATGGGTATATTTTGTGGTAAACACCAACATCGCAAGAAAGCAGATTCACGAGAGAACACTCAC ACTGCAGAAATTGAAAGACGGATTGTGGAAGAGACGAAGGCAGAGAAACATATACAAAAACTTCTACTACTTG GTGCTGGAGAGTCTGGGAAATCAACTATTTTTAAGCAG ATCAGGCTTTTGTTTCAAACTGGCTTTGACGATAAAGAGCTAAAAACCTACACTCCTGTCATTCATGCCAACGTGTATCAGACTATAAAA ATATTGTATGATGGATCCAAAGAACTAGCTCAAAATGGAACTGATTCTTCAAAATATGATGTATCTGCTGAGAATAAG ACAATTGGAGATAAACTATCTGATATTGGTAGTAAGTTGGATTACCCACGACTAACAAAAGAGCTTGCAGAGGAAATAGAAACCTTGTGGAAAGATGTTGCGATACAG GAGACATATTCTCGTGGCAATGAACTTCAAGTTCCTGATTGCACGTACTATTTTATGCAAAATGTACAAAGAATGTCTGCAACAGATTACGTTCCAACGAAG GAAGACGTTCTCTATGCTAGGGTTCGTACAACAGGTGTTGTAGAAATTCAATTCAG TCCTGTTGGGGACAATAAAAAAAGTGGGGAAGTATATAGGCTTTTTGACGTTGGGGGGCAGAGAAACGAAAGAAGGAAGTGGATTCATCTGTTTGAAGGTGTAACGGCTGTTATATTCTGCGCTGCCATCAGCGA GTATGACCAGACACTATTTGAAGATGAAACAAGGAATAGGATGATGGAGACCAAAGAACTATTTGAATGGGTTCTTAAGCAGCCATGTTTCGAG AAAACATCTTTCATGTTGTTCTTAAACAAGTTTGacctgtttgagaagaaggttCCCAAT GTGCCACTGAATGTTTGCGAATGGTACAAGGATTATCAGCCGGTTTCGACTGGGAAACAAGAAGTTGAGCACGCCTACGA ATTCGTGAAAAAGAAATTTGAGGAGTTGTATTTCCAGAGCACAGCTCCAGATCAGGTTGATCGGTTCTTCAAAATTTACAGGACAACTGCCCTCGATCAAAAGCTCGTGAAGAAGACATTCAAACTGGTTGACGAAACCTTAAGAAGGAGACATCTATTCGAAGCAGGATTATTGTGA